Proteins encoded within one genomic window of Calonectris borealis chromosome 1, bCalBor7.hap1.2, whole genome shotgun sequence:
- the BAIAP2L2 gene encoding BAR/IMD domain-containing adapter protein 2-like 2: MDLSYRSTISIYKSILEQFNPALENLVYLGNNYLRAFHALSKAAEVYFKAIEKIGEQALQSSTSHLLGEILMQMSDTQRLLSSDLKVVAQTFHVDLLQHMEKNTKMDVQFISESQKQYELEYQRRATNLDKCMAELWRMERARDKNVREMKENVMRLRSDMQAFVSESQREAELEEKRRYRFLAEKHQMLYNTLLQFYSRARGVIQTKAPQWKEQLEASRNPSNSHSQGLLTASHGQGYPSGRLTPTHLEMPQRPLGDFTSPMTGNRSSVFSPEPPEMRLSPQPESPRRPLRRTPSASLLPTGRTSRSGSFGEASSSSEGRRRSGTARVQAIVPHATGANRTLLRFDPGDVITVLMPDAQNGWLYGKLEGSSTCGWFPEAYVKPLEDARDMEEPGTRSFPLRSSHSMDDILDRPSTPSSSNWPAAAQPSLPNPPPLSVGASSHQSGVATLVGSGSKKPAVFDQPPELFPRGTNPFATVKLRPTVTNDRSAPII, encoded by the exons ATGGACCTCTCCTACAGATCCACCATCTCCATCTATAAG AGTATCCTGGAGCAGTTCAACCCTGCGCTGGAGAACCTGGTGTACCTGGGGAACAACTACTTGCGTGCCTTCCATG cATTATCCAAAGCAGCTGAAGTGTATTTTAAGGCGATCGAGAAGATTGGGGAGCAAGCGCTGCAGAGCTCCACCTCACACTTGCTGG GTGAAATTCTGATGCAGATGTCCGACACGCAGAGACTCCTGAGCTCTGATTTGAAAGTCGTG GCTCAGACCTTCCACGTGGACCTGCTGCAGCACATGGAGAAGAACACCAAAATGGATGTGCAGTTCATCAGT GAAAGCCAGAAGCAGTATGAGCTGGAGTACCAGCGCAGAGCCACCAACCTGGATAAGTGCATGGCAGAGCTGTGGAGGATGGAGAGGGCCCGTGATAAAAACGTCCGGGAGATGAAG GAGAATGTGATGCGACTGCGCTCGGATATGCAGGCGTTTGTCTCTGAGAGCCAGAGGGAGGCTGAGCTGGAGGAGAAACGCCGCTACCGCTTCCTGGCTGAAAAGCACCAGATGCTCTACAACACTCTTCTCCAGTTTTACAGCAGG gcCCGGGGCGTGATCCAGACCAAGGCGCCGCAGTGGaaggagcagctggaggccagccGCAACCCCTCAAACAGCCACTCGCAGGGGCTTCTCACGGCCTCCCATGGCCAGGGGTATCCATCAGGCCGGCTCACCCCCACCCACCTCGAGATG CCCCAGAGACCCCTTGGGGACTTTACTTCTCCCATGACTGGGAATAGATCCAGCGTCTTCTCTCCGGAGCCTCCAGAAATGAGACTGTCTCCTCAACCAGAGTCCCCCAGGCGGCCACTGCGGAGGACACCATCAGCCA GTTTGCTCCCTACCGGCCGTACCTCCCGTTCGGGTTCCTTCGGcgaggccagcagcagcagcgaaggcaggaggaggagcggcACGGCGAGAGTGCAGGCTATCGTGCCCCACGCAACGGGTGCCAACCGGACCCTGCTACGGTTTGATCCCGGGGATGTCATCACGGTGCTGATGCCAGATGCGCAGAACGGCTGGCTGTATGGCAAGCTGGAGGGCTCATCCAC ATGCGGCTGGTTCCCCGAAGCTTATGTCAAGCCTCTGGAGGATGCGAGGGATATGGAGGAGCCAGGCACCAG GTCCTTCCCACTGCGAAGCAGTCACAGTATGGATGACATCCTGGACCGTCCCAGCACTCCTTCCTCTAGCAACtggcctgctgctgcccagcccagttTGCCGAACCCACCTCCCCTCTCGGTGGGTGCCAGCAGTCACCAGAGTGGGGTGGCCACCCTGGTTGGTTCTGGCTCCAAG AAACCAGCAGTATTTGACCAGCCCCCTGAACTCTTCCCACG